A region from the Streptomyces lydicus genome encodes:
- a CDS encoding UDP-N-acetylmuramate dehydrogenase — protein sequence MFGAPVRYRSGSVVITMDSVPPITPAGRAGSSFVAALRTRNGSQEKQEHMRVTHQAPLAPMTTLGIGGPAAALIELYDPADFPEFVALAGTFPGAPVCLGEGSNVLVGDAGCDSAVLRMSTKGIRMAGSSADGRVLVEVQAGHPLADLVATTVAEGLTGLEMLVGIPGTSGATPVQNVGAYGQETADTLVEVTAWDWELRREVTMDAAACGLGHRTSVFKHSRRWTVLSLVFALRRSGLSAPVTYRTVAAELDVPVGSRVPLDEVARAVLTVRKSKGMVLGCSGADDRSVGSVFLSPEISPDRAEELRALRAPVSRFPDGSIRVSASWLIRQAGFALRQPLVTGVRISSLHYTLVAEEGASAAGFIRAIDLVFQEVLRRTGVRLTSEVDFL from the coding sequence ATGTTCGGCGCACCGGTGCGGTACCGGTCCGGCTCCGTTGTGATCACCATGGACAGCGTCCCGCCGATCACCCCGGCCGGCCGGGCCGGTTCCTCATTCGTGGCGGCCCTCCGGACCCGGAACGGCAGCCAGGAGAAACAGGAACACATGCGCGTCACCCACCAGGCACCGCTCGCGCCGATGACCACGCTGGGCATCGGCGGACCGGCGGCGGCCCTCATCGAGCTCTACGACCCCGCGGACTTCCCCGAGTTCGTGGCGCTGGCCGGCACCTTTCCCGGTGCGCCCGTCTGCCTGGGCGAAGGGAGCAACGTCCTGGTCGGCGACGCCGGATGCGACAGCGCCGTGCTGCGGATGAGCACCAAGGGCATACGCATGGCAGGGAGCTCCGCCGACGGGCGGGTGCTGGTCGAGGTCCAGGCCGGTCATCCGCTCGCCGATCTGGTCGCCACGACCGTCGCCGAGGGCCTGACCGGCCTGGAGATGCTGGTGGGCATCCCCGGGACCTCCGGCGCCACCCCCGTCCAGAACGTCGGCGCCTACGGTCAGGAGACCGCCGACACCCTGGTGGAAGTGACGGCATGGGACTGGGAGTTGCGCCGCGAGGTGACCATGGATGCCGCGGCCTGCGGCCTGGGCCACCGCACCAGCGTCTTCAAACACTCCCGCCGCTGGACCGTGCTGAGCCTGGTGTTCGCACTGCGCCGGTCCGGGCTGAGCGCGCCGGTCACCTACCGGACGGTCGCCGCCGAGCTCGACGTACCGGTCGGGAGCCGGGTGCCGCTGGACGAGGTGGCCCGGGCGGTGCTCACCGTCCGGAAGAGCAAGGGCATGGTGCTGGGGTGCAGTGGCGCCGACGACCGCTCGGTCGGGAGTGTGTTCCTCAGCCCCGAGATCTCCCCCGACCGGGCCGAAGAGCTGCGGGCGCTCCGTGCACCGGTGAGCCGCTTCCCCGACGGCTCGATACGGGTGAGTGCGAGCTGGCTCATCCGGCAGGCCGGGTTCGCGCTGCGTCAGCCGCTCGTCACCGGCGTACGGATTTCCTCCCTGCACTACACCCTGGTCGCCGAGGAGGGCGCGAGCGCCGCCGGTTTCATCCGGGCCATCGACCTCGTGTTCCAGGAGGTCCTGCGCCGTACCGGAGTGCGGCTCACTTCCGAAGTCGACTTCCTCTGA